A single genomic interval of Prochlorococcus marinus XMU1406 harbors:
- a CDS encoding CP12 domain-containing protein, protein MKSIDEHIQKDQSEIESAKAEGNLPKVRHLTEELKELEEYKDHHPEDKHDPNALELFCDANPDEPECLVYDD, encoded by the coding sequence ATGAAATCCATTGACGAACACATCCAAAAAGATCAATCGGAAATCGAATCTGCCAAAGCAGAGGGCAATCTTCCAAAGGTCAGACATTTAACTGAAGAACTAAAAGAACTCGAAGAATATAAGGATCATCATCCAGAGGATAAACATGATCCTAATGCTTTGGAACTATTCTGCGATGCCAACCCGGATGAACCAGAATGTCTTGTTTATGATGATTAA
- a CDS encoding glutathione S-transferase family protein, whose amino-acid sequence MQNKYLIKSTRKFWFWFWTQLMNGFAPSDIYGNYKRPKGITIDSEYDINNENGQIYLLVGNSCPWCQRTLLVQEIKHLSKKVKVIFLKADLEHGEWIFNRKFKGCMRLSDLYKKANKKIIFRATLPLLISFVKDEVNILSNESSQIIRLLNSIKIQSKIQILTIKDCNQKFLDLINNSINDGVYKCGFARNQSAYENASQNLFAAINEVENFLQKNKGDWIFGEELTYADIYLFPTLIRWELIYSKLFKCTEQELSSFEKIIEWRLKFFKLTNVSKTCYGNEWKKDYYKALFPLNPNQLIPVLPSLNEILKVET is encoded by the coding sequence ATGCAAAATAAATACCTTATAAAATCCACCAGAAAATTCTGGTTTTGGTTTTGGACCCAATTAATGAATGGCTTCGCACCATCAGATATATATGGTAACTATAAAAGGCCTAAAGGGATAACAATTGATAGTGAATACGATATTAATAATGAGAATGGACAAATTTATTTATTGGTAGGGAATTCTTGTCCATGGTGTCAAAGAACTTTACTCGTCCAAGAAATAAAACATTTATCTAAAAAAGTTAAAGTTATTTTTTTAAAAGCAGATCTTGAACATGGCGAATGGATTTTCAATAGAAAGTTTAAGGGATGCATGAGACTTTCAGACCTTTACAAAAAAGCTAATAAAAAGATTATTTTTAGAGCGACATTGCCTCTTTTAATTAGTTTTGTAAAAGATGAAGTAAATATTTTGTCTAATGAAAGTTCACAGATTATAAGACTACTCAATTCAATAAAAATTCAATCAAAAATTCAGATATTAACTATTAAAGACTGTAATCAAAAATTTTTGGATTTAATTAATAACAGCATTAATGATGGCGTATATAAATGTGGTTTCGCCAGAAACCAGTCAGCTTACGAAAATGCAAGTCAAAATCTTTTCGCAGCTATAAATGAAGTTGAAAATTTTCTACAGAAAAACAAAGGGGACTGGATATTTGGAGAAGAGTTAACCTATGCAGATATTTACCTTTTTCCAACGCTTATAAGATGGGAATTGATATATAGCAAACTTTTCAAATGTACTGAACAAGAACTATCAAGTTTCGAAAAGATTATTGAATGGAGATTAAAATTCTTTAAATTAACTAATGTTAGTAAGACTTGTTATGGCAATGAATGGAAAAAAGATTACTACAAAGCTTTATTCCCTTTAAACCCAAATCAACTAATCCCAGTTTTACCATCGCTAAATGAAATACTGAAAGTAGAGACCTAA
- a CDS encoding aspartoacylase, whose amino-acid sequence MTVQRILIISGTHGNEINPVWAVKKFNREENSLNHGIKYEYIIGNPVAYQKGYRYIDEDLNRSFKKIKNHDQDNNSVYEINRANFLVDQFGIHGSKPCQIAIDLHTTTANMGTSIVLYGRRFKDFCLAALLQNKFGLPIYLHEKDKAQTGFLVEAWPCGLVIEIGAVAQNFYDPTIIDRFLIIIRSLREEIDKLKNNLIELPKELVVHVHQGSIDYPRDEKGYIDGLIHPERINQDWKMIKKGDPLFLDSQGIIHKYDGEESIWPVFIGEVAYKEKKIAMSYTKKEVICSKKQWVYEFESL is encoded by the coding sequence ATGACTGTTCAAAGAATACTTATCATTTCAGGCACTCATGGGAATGAAATTAATCCTGTTTGGGCGGTTAAGAAATTTAATAGAGAGGAAAATAGTTTAAATCATGGTATCAAGTATGAGTACATCATAGGAAATCCAGTTGCCTATCAAAAAGGTTATAGATATATAGATGAAGATTTAAATAGATCTTTCAAAAAAATTAAAAATCATGATCAAGACAATAATAGTGTTTATGAAATTAATAGAGCTAATTTTTTAGTCGATCAATTTGGAATCCATGGATCTAAGCCGTGTCAAATTGCAATTGATTTGCATACTACTACTGCAAATATGGGAACAAGCATTGTTTTATATGGGAGGAGATTCAAAGATTTTTGTTTAGCTGCATTACTACAGAACAAATTTGGATTGCCTATTTATTTGCACGAAAAAGACAAAGCTCAAACAGGCTTTCTTGTAGAAGCTTGGCCATGTGGTTTAGTTATTGAAATAGGAGCTGTCGCACAAAATTTTTATGATCCAACAATCATTGATAGATTCTTAATAATTATTAGATCTTTAAGGGAAGAGATAGATAAATTAAAAAACAACCTCATAGAACTTCCAAAGGAATTGGTTGTTCATGTTCATCAAGGGAGTATAGATTATCCAAGAGATGAAAAAGGATATATTGATGGCCTAATACATCCTGAAAGAATAAACCAAGATTGGAAAATGATTAAAAAAGGAGATCCATTATTTCTTGATAGCCAAGGAATAATTCATAAATATGATGGAGAAGAATCGATTTGGCCTGTTTTTATTGGTGAAGTCGCCTATAAGGAAAAAAAAATTGCGATGAGCTACACGAAGAAAGAAGTGATTTGTTCCAAAAAACAATGGGTTTATGAGTTTGAAAGTCTTTAA
- the psbA gene encoding photosystem II q(b) protein, translating into MTTIQQQRSSLLKGWPQFCEWVTSTNNRIYVGWFGVLMIPCLLAAAACFIVAFIAAPPVDIDGIREPVAGSFLYGNNIISGAVVPSSNAIGLHFYPIWEAATVDEWLYNGGPYQLVIFHFLIGISAYMGRQWELSYRLGMRPWICVAYSAPVSAAFAVFLVYPFGQGSFSDGMPLGISGTFNFMFVFQAEHNILMHPFHMAGVAGMFGGSLFSAMHGSLVTSSLIRETTETESQNYGYKFGQEEETYNIVAAHGYFGRLIFQYASFNNSRSLHFFLAVFPVVCVWLTSMGICTMAFNLNGFNFNQSVVDANGKIVPTWGDVLNRANLGMEVMHERNAHNFPLDLAAAESTTVALSAPAIG; encoded by the coding sequence ATGACAACTATTCAGCAGCAGCGTTCTTCGCTGTTAAAAGGTTGGCCACAGTTTTGTGAGTGGGTAACATCAACTAACAACAGAATTTATGTTGGTTGGTTCGGCGTCTTAATGATTCCATGCCTACTTGCAGCAGCGGCTTGCTTCATCGTTGCATTCATCGCAGCACCACCAGTAGACATTGATGGAATTAGAGAGCCAGTTGCTGGTTCATTCCTATATGGAAACAACATCATCTCAGGTGCAGTTGTTCCTTCATCTAACGCTATTGGTCTACACTTCTACCCAATTTGGGAAGCAGCTACTGTAGATGAGTGGTTATACAACGGTGGTCCTTACCAGCTTGTAATTTTCCACTTCCTAATTGGTATCTCAGCATACATGGGAAGACAGTGGGAGCTTTCATACCGTTTAGGTATGCGTCCATGGATCTGTGTTGCATACTCTGCACCAGTTTCAGCAGCTTTCGCAGTATTCCTTGTATACCCATTCGGTCAAGGTTCATTCTCTGACGGAATGCCTCTAGGTATCTCTGGAACATTCAACTTCATGTTTGTTTTCCAGGCAGAGCACAACATTCTTATGCACCCATTCCATATGGCTGGTGTTGCTGGTATGTTCGGAGGATCATTATTCTCAGCTATGCACGGTTCACTTGTTACTTCATCTCTAATCAGAGAAACAACTGAGACAGAATCTCAGAACTACGGTTACAAGTTTGGACAAGAAGAAGAAACATATAACATCGTTGCAGCTCATGGCTACTTCGGTCGTTTGATCTTCCAATATGCAAGTTTCAACAACAGCAGAAGTCTTCACTTCTTCCTAGCTGTATTCCCAGTTGTTTGTGTATGGTTAACTTCAATGGGTATCTGCACAATGGCATTCAACCTTAACGGTTTCAACTTCAACCAGTCAGTTGTTGATGCAAACGGTAAGATTGTTCCTACATGGGGTGACGTTCTTAACAGAGCAAACCTAGGTATGGAAGTAATGCACGAGCGTAACGCTCACAACTTCCCACTTGATCTAGCAGCAGCTGAGTCTACAACAGTAGCTCTTTCAGCTCCAGCTATCGGTTAA
- a CDS encoding endonuclease MutS2: MQEKTHSKKSYSETTLEDESITLLEWDSLKTHLASFASTEMGKRAILSFEIPSEYELSKRLLNETVEITELENNLDKSISFSGVFDISRNIEICSKGGVILSSDLLEIAKTIAAARNLKKILLDFEQRPYISSFIKNLIDHQNIETIFKKGIESNGRISDNASNELSILRKELLSKKLERKILVEKFIQKNLAYLQDTTIGDRYGRPVLAVKVNYVEKFKGIIHDSSSSGNTVYFEPESVVTKGNKIASLEARITAEEFKLLKKWSQVVSDNSENLIEMASILLKLENALTRSRYSKWIGGKTPTFEKNPIISLIGFSHPLLIWEHKKKGAAPPVAVDFYINRNIKVVAITGPNTGGKTAALKGLGLSLLMARAGLLIPSTNNPIIPFCPNIYVDIGDNQSLEENLSTFSGHISRIKEILDSLDYKKGLSVVLLDEIGSGTDPLEGSALAMALLKEFANKSDITFATTHYGDVKALKYNDSRFENVSVAFDEDSLKPKYILNWGIPGRSNALSISKRIGLDESILNEAANYLKPKEVDNINSIIKGLEQEKIKQQNSAEAAAELIARTEILHDELKKNYEYQKINAEKIQEIERSKLSKHIVAAKKEVIDLIKKLRDKNVNGEDTRIIGKRLKEIETEHLTQKKSEKSISWNPQVGDFVKIKSLNSTGQIVDLDKKGGFYEIKCGSFRSTLSVNDFEGINGEKPNFKRSKIEINSTREDFSFSKIRTSKNTIDVRGLRVHEAEIIIEEKIRKFHGPLWIVHGIGTGKLKKGLRNWLSGLNYVDKIEDAANNEGGPGCSIAWIK, translated from the coding sequence ATGCAAGAGAAAACTCATTCTAAAAAATCATATTCAGAAACAACCTTAGAAGATGAATCTATAACCCTTTTAGAGTGGGATTCACTAAAAACTCATTTAGCCTCATTTGCCTCTACAGAAATGGGTAAAAGAGCAATTTTAAGTTTTGAAATTCCTTCAGAATACGAATTATCTAAAAGACTTTTGAATGAAACGGTTGAAATAACTGAGCTAGAAAATAATTTAGATAAATCAATTAGTTTTTCTGGTGTTTTTGATATTAGTCGAAATATTGAAATTTGTTCCAAGGGAGGTGTAATTTTATCTTCTGATTTATTAGAAATAGCGAAAACAATTGCTGCGGCCAGAAATTTAAAAAAAATCTTATTAGATTTTGAACAAAGGCCCTATATTTCATCATTTATAAAAAATTTAATTGACCATCAGAATATCGAAACGATTTTTAAAAAAGGAATTGAATCAAATGGAAGGATTTCAGATAATGCTAGTAATGAACTATCTATTCTTAGAAAAGAATTATTATCTAAGAAACTTGAAAGAAAAATATTAGTTGAGAAATTTATTCAAAAGAATTTAGCTTATTTGCAAGATACTACTATTGGAGACCGATATGGCAGGCCGGTTTTAGCAGTAAAAGTTAATTATGTAGAAAAATTTAAAGGTATAATTCATGATTCTTCATCTTCAGGAAATACAGTATATTTTGAGCCTGAAAGTGTAGTAACTAAAGGTAATAAGATTGCTTCCTTGGAGGCTAGGATCACAGCAGAAGAATTTAAATTACTTAAGAAATGGTCCCAAGTTGTTAGTGATAATTCAGAAAATCTTATTGAAATGGCATCTATTTTATTGAAATTAGAAAATGCCCTAACTCGTTCAAGATATTCGAAATGGATTGGAGGCAAAACTCCTACGTTTGAGAAAAATCCTATTATTTCCTTAATTGGTTTTTCTCATCCGTTATTGATTTGGGAACATAAGAAAAAAGGAGCAGCTCCACCAGTAGCTGTTGATTTTTATATAAATAGAAATATTAAGGTTGTAGCTATTACAGGTCCAAATACTGGAGGTAAAACAGCAGCTTTAAAAGGTTTGGGCTTGTCTTTGCTTATGGCTAGAGCAGGATTATTGATACCTTCAACTAATAATCCTATTATCCCTTTTTGTCCAAATATATATGTGGATATAGGAGATAATCAATCATTAGAAGAAAATTTATCTACCTTCAGTGGGCATATATCTCGCATAAAAGAGATATTAGATTCACTTGATTATAAGAAAGGATTATCAGTTGTTTTGCTAGATGAGATTGGATCTGGCACAGATCCTCTTGAAGGAAGTGCTCTTGCGATGGCTTTATTAAAAGAATTTGCAAATAAATCTGATATCACTTTTGCAACTACACATTATGGAGATGTTAAGGCTTTAAAATATAACGACTCAAGATTTGAAAACGTATCAGTTGCCTTTGATGAGGATTCTTTGAAGCCAAAATATATACTCAACTGGGGTATTCCAGGGAGAAGTAATGCTTTGTCAATTTCAAAGAGAATTGGTCTCGATGAAAGCATACTCAATGAAGCTGCAAATTATCTAAAGCCAAAAGAAGTTGACAATATTAACAGTATTATTAAAGGACTTGAGCAAGAGAAGATTAAACAACAAAATTCTGCAGAAGCTGCTGCAGAATTGATTGCAAGGACTGAAATATTACATGATGAACTGAAGAAAAATTATGAATATCAAAAAATAAATGCTGAAAAAATCCAGGAAATTGAAAGGTCTAAATTATCAAAACATATTGTAGCCGCTAAAAAAGAGGTGATAGATTTGATTAAAAAATTAAGAGATAAAAATGTTAATGGAGAGGATACGAGAATTATTGGAAAAAGATTAAAGGAAATTGAAACTGAACATTTAACCCAAAAAAAATCTGAAAAGTCAATATCTTGGAACCCTCAGGTAGGTGATTTTGTAAAAATTAAAAGTCTAAATAGTACGGGACAAATTGTAGATTTAGATAAAAAAGGTGGTTTTTATGAAATTAAATGTGGTTCATTCAGAAGCACATTATCTGTAAATGACTTTGAAGGTATTAATGGAGAAAAGCCTAATTTCAAAAGGTCAAAAATTGAGATCAATTCTACAAGAGAAGATTTTTCTTTTTCTAAAATTAGAACGAGTAAAAATACAATTGACGTAAGAGGGTTAAGAGTTCATGAAGCCGAAATAATTATTGAGGAGAAAATAAGAAAATTTCATGGACCGCTATGGATTGTTCATGGAATTGGCACAGGAAAATTAAAAAAAGGACTAAGAAATTGGTTATCAGGTTTAAATTATGTTGATAAGATTGAAGATGCAGCCAACAACGAGGGTGGCCCTGGTTGCAGTATTGCGTGGATAAAATAA
- the obgE gene encoding GTPase ObgE, whose amino-acid sequence MQFIDQANIILKAGKGGNGIVSFRREKFVPAGGPSGGNGGRGGSVILMADNNLQTLLDFKFKREIIAEDGCKGGPNKRSGASGEDTILKVPCGTEIRDIKTGIILGDLTKDKQNLIIAIGGRGGHGNAYYLSNQNRAPESFTEGKDGEIWEVQLELKLLAEVGIIGLPNAGKSTLISVVSSARPKIANYPFTTLIPNLGVVRKMDGNGCLFADIPGLISGAADGVGLGHDFLRHIQRTKILVHLIDAIAENPLHDFEIIEQELKKYGKGLLEKERIIVLNKMELVDDDYLKIIKKKLEDLSKKKVLVISSSLKKGLSSLLSEVWKRI is encoded by the coding sequence GTGCAATTTATTGATCAAGCCAACATTATTCTTAAAGCTGGAAAAGGTGGAAATGGAATAGTTTCATTTAGAAGAGAAAAATTCGTTCCTGCTGGAGGACCTTCGGGGGGAAATGGTGGAAGAGGGGGTTCAGTTATTTTGATGGCTGATAATAATCTTCAAACATTATTAGATTTCAAATTCAAACGTGAAATAATTGCTGAAGATGGATGCAAAGGAGGTCCTAACAAGAGATCAGGTGCTTCAGGTGAGGATACAATCCTTAAAGTACCCTGCGGTACAGAAATAAGGGATATTAAAACCGGTATTATTTTAGGAGACTTAACTAAAGATAAACAGAATTTAATTATTGCCATTGGAGGAAGAGGTGGACATGGTAATGCTTACTATTTAAGTAATCAAAATAGAGCTCCAGAATCATTCACTGAAGGAAAAGATGGTGAGATATGGGAGGTTCAATTAGAACTAAAACTTCTTGCAGAGGTTGGGATTATAGGCCTTCCAAATGCTGGGAAAAGTACCTTGATTTCTGTTGTGTCATCTGCCCGTCCAAAAATCGCAAATTATCCTTTCACAACTCTAATACCTAACTTAGGTGTAGTAAGAAAAATGGATGGGAATGGTTGCCTTTTTGCGGATATTCCTGGATTAATATCAGGGGCAGCTGATGGAGTAGGTTTAGGCCATGATTTTTTAAGGCACATCCAAAGAACGAAGATACTTGTTCATTTAATTGATGCAATAGCAGAAAATCCTTTACATGATTTTGAGATTATTGAGCAGGAATTAAAAAAATATGGAAAAGGTCTTTTAGAGAAAGAGAGGATAATAGTTTTGAATAAAATGGAGCTTGTAGATGATGATTATTTGAAAATAATTAAAAAAAAGTTAGAAGATTTATCTAAAAAGAAAGTTTTAGTTATTTCTTCATCTTTAAAAAAAGGTTTATCTTCACTGCTTTCTGAAGTATGGAAAAGGATCTAA
- a CDS encoding VOC family protein has translation MKFSQGVNRIGHIALRVENLERAKSFYIKLGMNLVWDDKDWSYLEAGKGKDGLALLGPSYKAAGPHFAFHFENKKEVVNIQNDLKNSGLKVGPLHEHRDGTASFYMKDTEGNWLEMLYVPPEGIQSNV, from the coding sequence TTGAAGTTTTCACAAGGAGTAAATAGGATTGGTCACATCGCACTAAGAGTAGAGAATCTCGAAAGGGCGAAATCTTTTTATATTAAATTGGGTATGAACTTGGTTTGGGATGATAAAGATTGGTCTTATTTGGAAGCTGGTAAAGGTAAAGATGGACTCGCATTGTTAGGCCCAAGCTATAAAGCTGCAGGACCGCACTTCGCTTTTCATTTTGAAAATAAAAAAGAAGTCGTAAATATTCAAAATGATTTAAAAAATTCTGGTTTAAAAGTTGGTCCTTTACATGAACATAGAGATGGAACAGCATCCTTTTATATGAAGGATACTGAAGGAAACTGGCTCGAGATGCTTTATGTTCCTCCAGAAGGGATTCAATCGAATGTTTGA